A genome region from Bacillaceae bacterium IKA-2 includes the following:
- a CDS encoding MraY family glycosyltransferase, which produces MLIFTLLLCFIISFAITPLIIKLALKIGATDKPSQRKVHLKVMPRLGGLAIFISFIVGVLIISPDSSYHFWILVGASTIVLVGVLDDIYELSAMKKVIGQIIAALLVITFGGIQVEFINLPFGGVLEFGILSVPITLFWIVAITNAINLIDGLDGLASGVTSIALITVATMSFMMGNMYVFVFSLLLLFSILGFIYYNFHPAKIFLGDTGSLFLGFMIAVLSLLGFKNITLVALIVPMLILAVPIIDTFFAIIRRRRNKVPFYIPDRSHFHHCLLDLGFTHRNTVLIIYSVSAGFGVAAILFSMATVWGSLLIALVIVVIIELLVEYLGLVSKSYRPLLSLFKIYRSSPSYVYKRK; this is translated from the coding sequence ATGTTGATTTTCACATTACTTTTATGTTTCATCATTTCGTTTGCAATAACGCCCTTAATAATAAAACTGGCTTTAAAAATTGGCGCAACAGATAAGCCATCACAACGCAAGGTGCATCTGAAGGTTATGCCACGTTTAGGCGGGCTAGCGATATTCATCAGTTTTATTGTCGGTGTCTTAATCATTAGTCCGGATAGCAGTTATCATTTTTGGATTTTGGTAGGAGCTTCAACGATCGTCCTAGTCGGTGTACTAGATGATATTTATGAATTATCTGCAATGAAAAAAGTAATTGGTCAAATTATTGCAGCGCTACTTGTGATTACCTTTGGTGGAATACAAGTAGAATTTATAAACCTACCATTTGGCGGTGTCTTGGAGTTCGGTATTTTAAGTGTCCCAATCACGCTGTTTTGGATCGTTGCAATTACAAATGCAATTAATTTAATTGATGGACTAGATGGTCTAGCTTCTGGGGTAACATCAATAGCCTTAATAACCGTTGCAACAATGTCCTTTATGATGGGCAATATGTATGTATTTGTGTTTTCACTGTTGTTGTTATTTAGTATCTTAGGTTTTATTTATTATAATTTTCATCCTGCGAAAATTTTTCTTGGTGATACAGGATCGTTATTTTTAGGTTTTATGATTGCGGTGTTATCGTTACTAGGTTTTAAAAATATTACCTTAGTAGCCTTAATAGTGCCAATGCTTATATTAGCAGTACCGATCATCGATACATTTTTTGCGATTATCCGGAGAAGAAGGAATAAAGTCCCCTTTTACATACCGGATCGTTCCCATTTTCATCATTGCTTATTAGATTTAGGTTTCACACACAGAAATACAGTACTGATTATTTATTCAGTCAGTGCCGGATTTGGAGTAGCGGCGATTTTGTTTTCAATGGCGACAGTTTGGGGTTCATTATTAATCGCTTTAGTGATAGTAGTAATTATCGAACTGCTAGTTGAATATCTTGGTCTAGTAAGTAAAAGCTATCGACCACTACTAAGCTTATTTAAAATTTATAGAAGCTCGCCAAGCTATGTTTATAAAAGAAAATAA
- a CDS encoding LCP family protein, giving the protein MENNRNEYKQRVKKKKRFKRLKMTALLFLALFIVSGAAVGYFLNKMANLTASAQHELERGEHSDKRDQAVNPSKDNFSVLFLGLDDRDGSLKGRTDAILLATFNKDESTIKMINIPRDSRVEIPGRVNLDKINHAHAFGGLDMTVATVENLFDIPVDYFVKLNFDAFIEIIDALGGIEVDVPFTFQEMDSNDRKSAITLTEGLQNLNGEEALAFARMRKKDPRGDIGRGERQQQILAAIIKKGSSFSTIARFDDLMDSVETNLSTNLSFGNILSLHSYSSGLKEIESLSLKGNDLTDNRIYYYELEEDSVAQISATLRNHLDIKFQQSNAN; this is encoded by the coding sequence ATGGAGAATAACAGAAATGAATATAAACAACGAGTTAAGAAGAAAAAGCGATTTAAGCGCTTAAAAATGACCGCCTTATTGTTCCTTGCTTTATTTATTGTCTCAGGAGCTGCAGTAGGTTACTTTTTAAATAAAATGGCTAATTTAACTGCCAGTGCCCAGCATGAATTAGAGCGCGGCGAACACTCCGATAAGCGCGACCAAGCAGTAAACCCTAGTAAAGACAACTTTTCGGTTCTCTTCTTAGGTTTGGACGACAGAGATGGTAGCTTAAAAGGAAGAACCGATGCGATTCTCTTAGCTACATTTAATAAAGATGAAAGTACGATAAAGATGATTAATATTCCAAGAGACTCTCGCGTCGAAATACCAGGTAGAGTCAACTTAGATAAGATTAATCACGCTCACGCGTTTGGTGGCCTTGATATGACCGTCGCTACAGTCGAAAATCTCTTCGATATCCCGGTTGATTATTTTGTAAAGCTAAATTTTGATGCCTTTATCGAAATCATTGATGCATTAGGCGGCATCGAAGTAGACGTTCCATTTACATTTCAAGAAATGGATAGTAATGATCGTAAAAGTGCGATTACCTTGACTGAAGGGCTTCAAAATCTCAACGGAGAAGAAGCACTTGCTTTTGCTAGAATGCGAAAAAAAGATCCGCGTGGAGATATTGGTCGCGGTGAGCGCCAGCAACAAATTTTAGCAGCGATTATCAAAAAGGGTTCTTCCTTCTCGACGATCGCCAGATTTGACGATCTAATGGATAGTGTCGAAACAAATTTATCTACTAATCTAAGCTTCGGAAACATTTTAAGTTTACATTCATATAGTTCAGGTTTAAAAGAGATTGAGTCTTTAAGTCTGAAAGGTAATGACTTAACAGATAACCGCATCTATTACTATGAGCTTGAAGAAGATTCAGTTGCCCAAATTTCAGCTACTTTAAGGAACCATTTAGATATTAAATTCCAACAAAGTAATGCAAACTAA
- a CDS encoding Wzz/FepE/Etk N-terminal domain-containing protein: MEGTTEETISLKELYETIKKRIILIVLITVTAVALSAFVSYLFLTPIYQSSTQLLVNQSQAEQQNISSGDIRTNIDLINTYNVIIKSPIILDKVIGELNLDTSAGGLNSQISVGSEQNSQVLFISVQDPDPALAVRIANTVASVFQREIVSIMNVDNVSILSEAKLAENRAPIKPNPKLNMAIAFVVGLMAAVGLAFLLEFLDNTIKTERDIEKHLGLSVIGVIPSFDLDKAVAERQDSRRKRGADISA; this comes from the coding sequence ATGGAAGGAACAACGGAAGAAACTATTAGTTTAAAAGAATTATATGAGACAATTAAAAAACGAATTATCCTGATTGTCCTGATTACAGTTACGGCTGTGGCCTTGAGTGCGTTCGTTAGTTATCTATTTTTGACACCAATTTATCAATCGTCAACACAGTTATTAGTAAATCAATCACAAGCAGAACAGCAAAATATTAGTTCCGGTGATATTCGGACGAATATTGATTTAATTAATACGTACAATGTCATTATTAAAAGTCCAATTATCTTAGACAAAGTGATTGGCGAATTAAATCTTGATACATCTGCCGGAGGCTTAAATAGCCAAATTTCGGTCGGTAGTGAGCAAAATTCGCAAGTACTGTTTATCTCCGTGCAAGATCCTGACCCGGCCTTAGCGGTCCGAATCGCCAATACGGTCGCTTCTGTATTTCAACGCGAAATTGTTTCAATTATGAATGTTGATAACGTTAGTATTCTATCTGAAGCAAAATTAGCAGAGAACCGAGCGCCGATTAAACCTAATCCAAAACTTAATATGGCGATTGCTTTTGTCGTCGGTTTAATGGCAGCAGTTGGACTTGCCTTCTTATTAGAATTCCTTGATAACACAATTAAAACAGAACGAGATATCGAAAAACATCTGGGCTTGTCAGTAATAGGCGTCATTCCTTCATTTGACTTAGATAAGGCGGTAGCCGAAAGGCAAGATTCAAGAAGAAAACGGGGTGCGGACATCAGTGCTTAG
- a CDS encoding CpsD/CapB family tyrosine-protein kinase, translated as MLRNGKKQQTSSTRSLITKIEPQSPISEQYRAIRTNLQFASIDKQLRTILITSANPSEGKSTTIANLAIVLAQQGNRVLLVDADLRKPSVHYTFRCQNTKGLTSVLTKQVTLDEAITSSEVENLTILTSGPIPPNPSELLGSKAMELLLKSADVAYDFILLDTPPVLAVTDAQLVANLCDGVILVVSSGKTEVEQGVMATEILKRSKAKILGAVLNQKDIKQSQYYYYYGEK; from the coding sequence GTGCTTAGAAATGGAAAAAAACAACAAACAAGTTCGACGCGCAGCTTAATTACGAAAATTGAACCGCAGTCGCCGATTTCAGAACAATATCGAGCAATTCGAACCAATTTACAGTTTGCGTCTATTGATAAACAATTAAGAACAATTTTGATTACTTCAGCAAATCCGTCAGAAGGTAAATCGACAACGATTGCTAATTTGGCGATTGTCTTGGCTCAACAAGGTAACCGAGTCTTGCTAGTCGATGCAGATCTTCGTAAACCATCCGTTCACTATACGTTCAGATGTCAGAACACTAAGGGGTTAACGAGTGTGCTTACGAAGCAAGTGACGCTAGACGAGGCAATCACTAGTTCGGAAGTTGAAAATCTAACTATTTTAACAAGTGGCCCAATTCCGCCTAATCCATCGGAACTACTAGGCTCGAAAGCGATGGAGCTATTATTAAAATCAGCGGACGTTGCTTATGATTTCATCTTATTAGACACGCCACCGGTATTAGCAGTAACAGATGCGCAACTAGTAGCTAATCTCTGTGACGGGGTCATCCTCGTTGTCAGTAGCGGCAAAACGGAAGTTGAGCAAGGAGTTATGGCAACAGAAATATTAAAAAGATCGAAAGCGAAAATTTTAGGTGCGGTTTTAAACCAAAAAGATATTAAACAAAGTCAGTATTACTATTATTATGGCGAAAAATAA
- a CDS encoding CpsB/CapC family capsule biosynthesis tyrosine phosphatase codes for MIDIHCHILPTIDDGAKDVEMALEMAERAVEEGITTIFATPHHGNGAFDNFKSSILARVDQLNELVSVANIPLTILPGQEPRIFGEMVEAYKNEELLSLNDHHQYILVEFPANHVPRYTNKLFFDLQQQGLTPVIVHPERNSELIENHDLLYKLVKGGALTQVTAASVTGHFGKKIQKFSFELINHNLTHFLASDAHNTTNRTFHLRDAYEKVEQECGSFYRHYLQENPELLASGQHVYIEPPEQIKKKKFLGIF; via the coding sequence ATGATTGATATTCATTGCCATATCCTCCCGACAATTGATGACGGAGCTAAAGATGTAGAAATGGCCTTAGAAATGGCTGAAAGAGCTGTCGAAGAGGGGATAACGACGATTTTTGCGACACCCCATCACGGGAACGGAGCTTTTGATAACTTCAAATCTAGCATTTTGGCGCGGGTTGATCAATTAAATGAATTAGTAAGCGTCGCAAATATTCCCTTAACGATTTTACCAGGACAAGAACCGCGTATCTTTGGAGAAATGGTTGAAGCCTACAAGAACGAGGAATTACTTTCACTTAACGATCATCATCAATATATCCTTGTAGAGTTTCCTGCTAACCATGTTCCCAGATATACAAACAAGCTCTTCTTTGATTTGCAACAGCAAGGGCTAACACCAGTTATCGTTCATCCAGAACGAAACTCAGAACTTATTGAAAACCACGATTTATTATATAAGCTAGTCAAGGGCGGAGCTCTTACTCAAGTAACAGCAGCCAGTGTCACGGGCCACTTCGGAAAAAAAATCCAAAAATTTAGTTTTGAGCTTATTAATCACAATCTGACTCACTTTCTAGCATCGGACGCCCACAACACGACAAACCGAACTTTCCACTTAAGAGATGCTTATGAAAAAGTAGAACAAGAATGTGGTTCTTTTTATCGCCACTATCTCCAAGAAAACCCAGAGTTGTTAGCGAGTGGCCAACATGTATACATCGAACCACCAGAACAGATTAAGAAAAAGAAGTTTCTGGGGATATTTTAG
- a CDS encoding nucleoside-diphosphate sugar epimerase/dehydratase, with translation MTYHRRLFLLVLLDSLIVILSIFASFFILSPNISFVTPILVISSITLFFSHHFFANRYKIYNKVWQYASVGELSVIFKVVTLSILMTAVVQFAFGQNVFIRTLMITWMLHILLIGGSRFSWRLYRDTHLKRRVNQIPTLIIGAGAAGTMVARQLLQNHNAELSPVAFIDDDFQKQGLELLGIPVLGTSAAIERVIKENQIKHVIIAIPSLGKKDLNDIFVKCSKTKARTQIMPMLEDLISGKISVNSFRDVGVEDLLGREQVELDTETIGKKLTEKTILVTGAGGSIGSEVCRQICQFNPETIILLGHGENSIYEIELELKRAFKMINIETEIADVQDREKMFSIMSRRRPDVVYHAAAHKHVPLMERNPEEAVKNNIIGTKNVAEAASEAAVGIFVMISTDKAVNPTSVMGATKRIAEMIVQHMDIVSETRFVAVRFGNVLGSRGSVIPLFKKQIEEGGPVTVTHPDMIRYFMTIPEASRLVLQAGALAKGGEIFVLDMGEPVKIVDLAKNLIRLSGYTDEEIPIEFTGMRPGEKMFEELLGKDEVHTEQIYPKIYVGKRPLVNIGVAEHLINSHGRMGQEELRNELLDIANFRKTGQRV, from the coding sequence GTGACTTATCATAGAAGATTATTTTTGTTAGTTTTATTAGATTCGTTGATTGTTATTCTGTCAATTTTTGCTAGTTTTTTTATTTTATCGCCCAATATAAGTTTTGTTACGCCGATACTAGTGATAAGTTCGATTACATTATTTTTCTCCCACCACTTTTTTGCGAATCGTTATAAAATTTATAACAAAGTATGGCAGTATGCGAGTGTAGGAGAATTATCAGTGATCTTTAAGGTCGTAACATTATCGATTTTAATGACTGCTGTTGTTCAGTTTGCTTTTGGTCAAAATGTATTTATCAGGACATTGATGATTACTTGGATGTTACATATTTTATTAATTGGTGGCTCGCGGTTTTCATGGCGTTTATATCGGGATACGCATCTTAAGAGAAGAGTCAATCAAATTCCGACATTAATTATTGGTGCGGGAGCAGCGGGTACAATGGTAGCAAGGCAATTGTTACAAAATCACAATGCGGAACTTTCGCCAGTTGCGTTTATTGATGATGATTTCCAGAAGCAAGGTCTAGAGCTTTTAGGGATACCAGTCCTTGGGACAAGCGCTGCAATCGAACGAGTCATCAAAGAAAATCAAATCAAGCATGTTATTATCGCGATTCCTTCCCTCGGTAAAAAAGATTTAAACGATATTTTTGTGAAATGTTCAAAAACAAAAGCAAGAACACAAATCATGCCAATGTTAGAAGATCTTATCTCGGGAAAAATTTCTGTTAACTCATTTCGTGACGTTGGGGTAGAGGATTTATTAGGAAGAGAACAGGTAGAACTTGATACGGAAACGATTGGCAAAAAACTAACAGAGAAAACGATCCTTGTCACAGGTGCTGGCGGTTCAATTGGTTCAGAGGTTTGCCGGCAAATCTGTCAATTTAATCCGGAAACGATTATTTTATTAGGGCATGGTGAAAATAGTATTTATGAAATTGAACTGGAGTTAAAACGAGCTTTTAAAATGATCAACATCGAAACGGAAATTGCTGATGTTCAAGATCGGGAAAAGATGTTCTCGATTATGAGTCGTCGTCGTCCTGATGTTGTCTACCATGCAGCGGCCCATAAACATGTGCCACTAATGGAGCGGAATCCAGAAGAAGCGGTTAAAAATAATATCATCGGTACGAAAAATGTCGCTGAAGCAGCGAGTGAAGCTGCAGTTGGGATTTTTGTGATGATCTCGACAGATAAAGCCGTTAACCCAACCAGTGTCATGGGGGCAACGAAGCGGATTGCCGAGATGATCGTCCAGCACATGGACATCGTCAGTGAGACTCGGTTTGTCGCCGTACGTTTCGGAAATGTACTTGGCAGTCGTGGCAGTGTTATTCCGTTATTTAAAAAGCAAATTGAAGAAGGTGGACCAGTAACAGTGACCCACCCAGATATGATTCGTTACTTTATGACCATTCCAGAAGCATCAAGATTAGTGTTACAAGCAGGTGCTCTTGCCAAGGGTGGTGAGATCTTTGTGCTTGATATGGGAGAACCGGTGAAGATTGTTGATTTAGCGAAGAACTTGATCAGGTTGTCTGGATATACTGATGAGGAAATTCCGATTGAGTTCACCGGGATGAGACCGGGCGAGAAGATGTTTGAGGAACTTTTAGGAAAAGATGAAGTTCATACCGAGCAAATTTATCCGAAGATCTATGTGGGCAAGAGACCACTAGTCAATATTGGTGTCGCCGAGCATTTGATTAACTCTCATGGTCGTATGGGGCAGGAAGAATTAAGGAATGAATTGTTGGATATCGCCAATTTCCGGAAGACGGGTCAAAGAGTATAG